The following are encoded together in the Thermodesulfovibrionales bacterium genome:
- a CDS encoding GNAT family N-acetyltransferase, protein MFVEPDGYLSFIMVRPAQRRKGLGAAMLRYAKQLYPRLFAIAVGDESERLLAAHHIPAAPPESWATSYDNGRYCSEEEVIDMNPHDLIAQLACELYVKSGRVEGHDLDNWLQAERIVANEPDYAEDYLDDLLTVHLG, encoded by the coding sequence ATGTTCGTCGAACCCGATGGTTATCTGTCCTTCATCATGGTCCGCCCGGCTCAGAGAAGGAAAGGCTTAGGCGCTGCGATGCTCCGCTATGCGAAACAGCTCTATCCCCGTCTTTTCGCAATCGCGGTCGGGGATGAGAGCGAAAGGCTTTTGGCCGCACATCATATCCCCGCAGCTCCGCCGGAAAGCTGGGCGACGAGCTACGATAATGGCAGATACTGCTCGGAGGAGGAGGTGATCGACATGAACCCGCACGATCTCATCGCACAGTTGGCATGTGAACTGTACGTAAAGAGCGGAAGAGTCGAGGGCCATGACCTCGACAACTGGCTTCAGGCAGAGCGCATCGTAGCCAATGAACCAGACTACGCCGAAGATTATCTGGATGATCTTCTCACAGTGCACCTCGGATAG
- a CDS encoding cation transporter encodes MSHYIHNVPGRLRVKSPAVKRNQDAADDIRKALSTMSGIATVDINLVTGSILVNYNPKAVHEKDIIGLLQRKGYFDAAKALTNDQYLQGVASKAGNIVGKAIFGTFVEKALEGSALSLITFFI; translated from the coding sequence ATGAGCCATTATATCCATAACGTCCCGGGCAGGTTGCGAGTAAAGAGTCCGGCAGTGAAGAGGAATCAGGATGCCGCGGATGATATCAGAAAGGCGCTGAGCACCATGAGCGGCATTGCCACTGTCGATATTAACCTTGTTACGGGCAGCATTCTGGTCAATTACAACCCGAAAGCCGTGCATGAGAAAGATATCATCGGCCTCCTTCAGCGGAAAGGCTATTTTGATGCCGCAAAGGCCTTGACGAATGACCAGTACCTCCAGGGCGTTGCTTCAAAGGCAGGGAATATCGTCGGGAAGGCGATCTTCGGAACCTTTGTCGAGAAGGCCCTTGAAGGATCAGCGTTGTCGCTGATAACATTCTTCATATAG